From the Agromyces laixinhei genome, the window TCGGAACGGTGGCCACGAAGTCGCTCGACGACAAGACGCTCGACGCTCGGGTCGCCGACGACGGCCGCGTCGCGTTCGACATCATGCCGCAGCAACCCTGACCGGATGCCGCGCCGGCGCCCCCGCGATCCTCGGATCGCGGGGGCGTTCGTCTGTACGCCCGAGCGCGCGCCTCGACCTCCGATATCGTATGGTCAGCGGCGCCGCGGACGCCGCGTGCCGTTCAGGTGTCGCGGTGTCGCCACCAGTCAGGGGGTGCAGCGGAATGCTGCAGGCAATCGGGCACATCCTTCCGATCGCGCTCGCCGTCGCGATCAGTTCCGTGCCGATCATGGCGACGATCGTCATCCTGCTCTCGCCGCGGCGCGGAGCGTCCGCCGCTCCCTTCCTCATCGGGTGGGTGCTCGGCATGGTCATGCTGGTCGTCATCACCACCCTCTCGGCGCAGGCAGTGCCGACGCCACGTTCCGATCGGCAGCCGGCCACGGCGGTCGGCATCGCCGAGATCGCCGTCGGCGCGGCTCTCATCGTCATCGCGATCGTCTCGTGGCGACGCGCCCGACGGAATCCGGTCGACGGCATGCCCGCCTGGCTCGGCAAGCTGACCTCCATCGGACCGTGGAGCGCGTTCGGCCTGGGAGCGGCCCTGAACATCCGCCCCAAAGAGATCCTGCTCGCGATCGCGGCCGGTCTCGCCGTGCGCGGTGCCGGTCTCACCGTCACCGAGTCGGTGATCGCGATCGTCGTCTACACGGTCATCGGGGCATCCACCGTGGCGGTGCCGGTCATCGCGACGCTCGTCGATGCGAAGGGCATGCAGCCCAGACTGCTGTCGATGCAGGAGTGGCTCGGCCGCAACAACAGGGTCGTGACGTCGCTCATCCTGCTGCTCGTCGGCGTGTTCATCATCGGGTCGGGGATCGCCCGGCTGTGACGGCACCCCCGGCCGGGTGAGTCGCCTCGGTCATCATGCACGCCGCATGAATCGGAGTCCGAACTGCACGCCGAGCCCTGCGGCATCCGGAACCAGCGTGCGCCAGAACGACTCGCCATCGCGTTGCCACACGAATCCGGCACCGGATGCTGCGGGAACGACGGCCGACCCGATGGCGGGATTCTCTCCCGCCTCGAGGAGCTCCGCTGCGGCACGCCGGCCGTCGACGTCGATGACGAGGTCGCTGTCGCCATTGCGGTACCTCCCCGCAGCGCCGGAGGGGAACAGGCCCGAGGTGCCGTCGGCCGCGGCGACGTCGGCGGGGGCGGGTGCGACCGGACCGTTCAGGCCGGCAACCTCGCGCGCGAGCATCGGCATCAGCTCGTCGAAGAAGGGACGCGCACGCCCGCCGTTCGTCAGGAGCACGAACGCGCAACCCGCGGATGGCACGGCGCGCGCGAAGGCGAACTGCCCGTTCGTGCCGCCGTCGTGCCCGAACACCTTCGCGTCATCCCAGCGTTCGATCATCCAGCCGAGACCCCAAGCGTCGATGCCGGGCACGGCGGTGCGGATGGCGGGCGAGCACATCGCCGCGACCGTCGCCGCGGACAGCACCCGCTGCCCGTCGCCGGTCGTGCCGCCGCGCATCGTCATCGCCAGGAGATCGAGCACGCTCGCGGCATCCGTCGTGAGAATGCCGGCCGGTGCCATGCCGGGCGGAATCGACCACGGCTCCGCCCGGGTGAGCCGACCGTCCGCCCGGAAGACATGGCCGATGGCCGGAGCCTCGACATCTTCGGCGCGGGTCGGGGCGGCAACCCGCTCGAGGCCGAGCGGGCGGTCGATCAGCTCGTGCACGACCCGACGCCATGGCATGCCGGCGGCGACCTCGATCGCTCGCCCCGCGATGACGTAGCCGGCGTTGCCGTACGAGAACCGTTCGCGGAGCGGGTGCACCTGCTCGGCATCGCCGAGGTCGTCGACGTATCGGGCGATGGCGAGGTCGTCGTCGCCGGTCTCGCGGAATCGGTCGCCCACGATGCCGCTGCGATGGGCGAGCAGGTCGGCGAGCGTCACTTCTTCGGCGACCGCGGGATCGGCGAGGGCGAGCGACGGCAGCACCGCACGCACCGGTGCCGCGACCGAGAGAACGCCCAGTTCGTCCAGCCGCAAAGCGGCGGCGGCCGTCCACGCCTTCGTGATCGACCCGATCTGGAACGAGGAGTCGCGACGCACCGGGTCGCCCGTGGCGATGTCGAGCACTCCGCTCTCGACGAGCGTTCGGTCGTGTTCGTCACCGCCGCGGCCGAGCCGGAGGATGCCGAGTTGCGCACCCGGTACGTCATGACGCTGCCGGAGCCGATCGAGTTCGTTCCGCCATCCGTCGGCGTCGCCCGCCGTCATCGCGCGCTGCTCGCGGTCATAGGAGCGGCACGCCGATCTGCGGAACGGCCGAGATGAGCTGCCGGGTGTACTCCTCGCGCGGACGCTCGAGCACGGAGAGCACGTCACCCTCCTCGACGAGCTCGCCACGCAGCATCACTGCGACGCGGTCGCAGACGTGCCGCACGACGGCGAGATTGTGGCTCACGAACAGCACGGTGAGACCGAGTTCACGCTGCAGGTCGACGAGGAGGTTCAGCACCGATCCCTGCACCGAGACGTCGAGCGCCGAGGTGATCTCGTCGGCGAGGATCACCTCGGGTCCGGCGGCGAGCGCACGCGCGATGGCGATCCGCTGGCGCTGACCACCCGAGAGCTCGTTCGGGAGTCGCGTCGAAAAGGTGGCCGGCAGCCGAACCGCTTCCAGCAATCGGGCGGTCTCGCGTCGTCGGTCGCCGCCTCTCGGCGTTCGCTCTCGCTGGCGCCTCGCCCGGGCGACGATCGCTTCGCCGAGGGTGTCGCCGACGCTCCGGCGAGGGTCGAGGCACGAGTTCGGGTCCTGGAAGATCATCTGGATGCGCCGCCGGACCAGGGCTGCGTCTCCGCGGGCGTTCGCGATCTCGACGCCGTCGAGCGTGATGCTGCCGGTCGTGGGTTCGTGCAGTCCGACCGCTGCGCGCGCGAGGGTCGACTTGCCCGAGCCTGATTCGCCGACGAGCCCGGTGATCGACCCCGACGCAACCTCGAGGGAGACGTTCCGCACCGCATGGACGGCGGCGTGCCCGTGACCGAATACGACGGTCACGTCGCGGAAGGCGAGCGTGCTCATCCGACCACCTCCACGGGTCGATCGGCATCGGCATCGGAATCGGAATCGGCGTCGATGTCGATGTCGATGTCGAACACTCGATCCTCCGGGATGGTCGCCAGCCGCTCCGAACGGTCGCCGTCCATCGTGGGCACCGAATCGAGGAGCGCCCTGGTGTACGGATGCCGCGCCCGACCGCCCACCAGATCGTCGACGGAGACCGCCTCGACGATGCGTCCGCGGTACATCACGAGCACACGAGTGCAGACGGCGGTGATGACGGCGATGTCGTGGGAGATGAGCACGATCGCCGTGTCATCGGTGCGGTTGATCTCGGTGAGGAGGCCGAGGACGCCCTTCTGCACCGTCACGTCGAGGGCCGTGGTCGGCTCGTCGGCGATGATCAGCTTCGGCGTGCCCATCAATCCCATCGCGATCATCGCCCGCTGGCGCATGCCGCCAGAGAACTCGTGCGGGTACTGCTGCGCACTCTGCTCAGGACGGGGGATGTGCACGGCGCGGAGTCGATCGATCGCCCGCTGCAGCGCAGTGCGTCGTTTCGCGCCCTCATGGAGTTGCGCGATCTCCGCCACTTGCGGGCCGACCTTGAGCGCCGGATTCAGCGACGACATCGGGTCCTGGAAGACCATCGCGAGTCGGGTTCCGAGCAGCCGCGCGTGGCGCCGGTTGACGGCATCCGCCGAGATCTCCCCCGGCCCGGCGAGCGTGACGCCGTCGAACTCGAGCCGGCCGGCGGATGCGCGGAGCGGAAGGTCGGTGAGGCCCGCGATCGACATCATGCTGAGACTCTTGCCAGAACCGGACTCGCCGACGATCCCGAGGATCTCGCCGCGGGCGACGTCGAAGGAGATACTCTGAACCGGGTGGGTCCAACCTGCCTCCGCCGGAGCCGACACGACGAGGTCGCGCACGCTGAGCACCCGCTCGGTGTCTTCCGGCAGCGCGCCGTCGGTGTTGTGATCGGCGTGGGGTTGCGGCGGTCGCCTGGCGCCGCGCGGTGTGCGCACCGAACCGGTGCCGGGGAGGTTCTTGGCGAGGAACTCGCCGAAGAGCGTGAAGACGAGCCCGGCGATCACGATCGCGGCACCGGGCACGAGCGCCGACGCCGGGCTCACGAAGATGCGGGTCTGACCCTCGCCGAGGAGGCGCCCCCAGTCGTAGTCGGGCGCCTGCACGCCGAGGCCGAGAAAGGAGAGGCTCGCGAACGCCACGAGGCTGGCGCCCGCGCTGATCGTGGCGCGCACGATCAGCGGGTCGCGGATGTTGGGCAGCACATGCCGGAACATGATCGTCCACCGCGGCACGCCGAGCACATGCGCTGCGGCGACGTAGTCGCGGCCGAGCACCGAGGCACTCAGCGTGTACGTCAACCTGGCGTAGTCGGGCGTCATCGCCGCCCCGATCGCGATGACCGCGCTCAGCGCGCTCTGCCCGAGCACCACGGCCAGCCCGATCGCGAGCAGCAGGGCCGGGAAGGCGACGGCGATGTTGATCGACGAGACGACGAGTCGCGACGTGCGTGTGCCGAGCATGGCCGGAACCAGGCCGAAGAAGATGCCGAAGCAGACGCCGATCGCCGTTGCGCACAGCGCCATGGCGACCGAGAGCTGCGTGGCGACGAGCGTGCGCAGCAGCACGTCGCGCCCGCCGGCATCCGTGCCGAACGGATGCTCGGGTGAGGGCGGCTGAGAGATCTGACCGGGGTCGGAGATGCTCGCCTGCTCGCCCCAGATCATCGGTGCGACCACGGCCACGGCGAGCACGCCGAGCACCCCGATCGTCGTCGCGATGCCGAGCGGTGAGGCGATCGCGGAGCGCAGGCGGCGGGTGGACATGTCAGCCGTCCTTCAGCGCAGTGCGCGGGTCGATGGCGATGAGTACGAGGTCGACGACCAGGTTGATGACGAGGATCACCGCGCCGTAGAAGACGACGATCGCCTGGATGAGCGGGTAGTCCTTCTGCTGGATCGATTGCACGATCGTCGTGCCGAGGCCCGGCCAGGCGAAGATGTTCTCCACGAGCACCGTGCCGGCGATCATGCCGCCCAGGAGCAGGCCCGAGATCGTCAGCGTCGACGTCAGGATGTTGGGCAGCACGTGGCGAAGGTAGAGCCGCGGCGCCGGCATCCGCTTGGCGCGGGCGGTGCGCACGTACTCCTGCTCGAGCACGACGAGCGTCTCAGCGCGCACGATGCGCGAGATGGCCGCGATTCCGCCGATCGCCAGCGCAGCGACAGGGAGGATGTACGAACTCGCCCCGCTGCGACCGGCGACCGGAAGCACCTGCGCCGACACCGCGAAGAGGTAGACGAGCCCCACGCCGAGGAGGAACTCGGGTATGACCGAGAACACGGTCGCGAAGGAGGTGTACGTCACCTCCAGCGGGCGCCGGCGTCCGCGACGCGTCAAGGCGCCCGCCGCGAGTCCGAGCGGGATGCCCACGAGCAGCACGATGGCCACCGCGATGGCCGCCAGTTCCAGCGTGGCCGGCAGCCGAGATGCCATCACCTCGGCGACCGGCACCCGAAGCGTGATCGACTCGCCCATCGAGCCCGAGAACAGTCCGCTCCAGAGGCGAAGGTACTGCAGCCAGAGCGGGAGGTCGAGGCCCAGCTCGACGCGCCGCTGTTCGACGAGCTCGGGCGTCGCATTCGGGCCGGCCGACGTCTGTGCCGGATCTCCCGGGATGAGCTGCACCATCAGGAAGGCCGCGGTGACGAGCACGATGACCGACACGACGAAGTGACCCAGGCGGCGGAATCCGTAGCGGATCCAGACCCGGCGGCCGGCCCGTGCGCGGGGAGGCGCCGCGGGAGCGGCCGCCGGGGCCGTCGTCGTGTCGGTCATCGAGGGTGCTCAGCCCTTCATCTGGATCGAGGGGCCGATCAGGGTGTTCGGCAACGCGAGTTCAGCACCGTTGAGGTAGGTCACCTCGTCTTGCGCAGCGAACGGGATCGTGTCGGCCGCTTCGTAGAGCGCCTGCTCGGCTTCCTTCCAGAGGTCGCACGATTCGACACCCGCGAGCTCTCCGGCCGCAGCGATCTTCTCGTTGTAGACCGGGTTGTCGATACCCGCTGAGTTGCGGCCGCCCGGAGGCAGCGCACCCGTGTTCCACGGCACCATGATGCTCGGCAGCCAGGCGTTGATGGCCGCGTCGGCGATGTCGAAGCTGCCCAGGTTGCCCTCGTCGTAGAGCTTGGAGAGCTTGAAGTTCACGTCGCCGCCGTCGAGTTGCAGGTCGACGCCGACCTTGGCGTACTCCTGCTGGGCCAGCTCCATGGCCGCAGACATCGTCTCGGAAACGGTGAAGAGCATGCTGAGCGTGAGGGGCTGGCCGTCCTTGGCGCGCATGCCGTCGGCGCCCTTCACCCAGCCGGCCTCATCGAGCAGCTTCTCGGCCGCGGCGACGTCGTAGTCGGGCACGGCACCGTCGGTTGCGTCGTAGGGGCACTGGTTGGGAGCCATCATGGCGAGGCGTTCCGCGCGGTAGCCCTTCCCATCGGTGATGACCTGCGTGAGCGCTTCGAAATCGATGGCCTTGGCGAGCGCGAGCCGCACGTTCGGATCGGCCGTCGGCTTGCCCTCGAGCTGCGAGAAGTACCACTGACCCTGGATGAGCGAGACTCGGCGCCCGACCTCGGCGGATGCCGCGACACGATCTTCGTCGGGGCCGGTGACCGTGGCGGCGTTGAGCTCGCCTGCGAGCAGCAGGTTCGCCGCCGTGCTGACGTTCTCGATGACGCGGATGGTCACCTCGTCGGGCGCGGCCTCCGTCTCGGAGGTGTTGCCGCCCTCGGGTCCCCACGTGTAGCCGTCACGCTTCGTGAGCGTGTAGTGATCGCCGGTCACCGCTTCGGTGAGCTGGTACAGGCCGGTGCCGACGGACGCGGCGGACGCGGCATCCGGGTCGTCGAGTGCCGGCTGGCACATGATCTCGAGCGCGCCAGTCTGGGTGAGCAGGAACGAAGACGGCGCCGTGACGCTCACCGTGACGGTTCCGGCATCGTTGTCGAACTCGGCGGTCGCGTCGGCGGGCACGAGCACCCCGTTGATGGCCGATTCGTTCTCGACGTCGGTGACCCAGTTGAAGTTGGCCGCGACCACCTCCGGCGTGAGCTCGCTGCCGTCTTCGCAGGTCACCCCTTCCTTGAGGTGATACGTCACTTCGGTGGACGACTCCTCCCACGACTCCGCGAGCCACGGGCTTGCCTCACCGGTCTCGGGATCGAAGAACACGAGGTTGTCGTACATGAACCCCGTGACTTCGCGGGCGGCGTTCGCGGTGGTCATGAATGGATTGAGGTTGCCCGGATCGTCGGTGAGGCCGAAGACGAACGTGCCATTCGAAGATCCGTCATCACCTCCTCCAGCGGAGCAGCCGGCGAGGAGCAGCACGCCGGCTGAGGTCGCCGCGGCCACCTTCAGGAATCGGGTCTTGTTCATGAGATCTCCTGCTGTTCGGATGTTGCTGTCGGGATGTGATCGTCGGACCCGGTCGGGCTCGGCCGAGTTCGTACCAGCATCACACCCGGCAAACCGGCGGCTGTTGTCGCGCCCGACCAAACTGCGAGAAAGTGGTTGGCGGATCCGACAGTGGGACGACCGGGCAGATCAGACGCGTGAACGAAGCTCATCCACGACGGCCCGACCGATGAGGCCGATGGAACGGTCGGCGTCGATGTTGCGGGGCTCCTCGAGGGTTTCGCGCACGAACACGGCGACCGCGTACCGGCCGCCGTCGGGGTATTCGATCATCCCCGCCTCGTTGCGCAGATACGGGAGCGTGCCGGTCTTGCCGCTGATGCGGATCCGCGAGTCGGGGAATCCGGCCTTCAATCGGTGCGGCCACACCTGGAGGGAGAGGATGCGCCGCGCCTCCGCCGTCGCTGCCGGAGCGAGCACTCCGCCCTCATCCCAGAGCAGTGCGAGGCTCGCGGTCACCTCACGCGGGGTGGTTCGATTCGTCGCGCTCGCGTCGAGCACGCGCATGCCGGCGAGCCGCTCGCGCAACGAATCATCCGGATGCTGCCAGGCCGGATCGTCGACATCGACGCCGGCGTCCTCCACCATCGTGCGGAACAGGCCTGCGCAGTCTTCGACGAGCACGGTCTGTTCGAGACCGAGCCGGCGCGAGCGCTCGTTGATGGCGTCGAGGCCGAGGAGGTCGATGAGGATGTCGGTCGCGCGGTTGTCGCTCACCGACATCATGCTCACCGCCAGATCCCGAACCGAGAGCGTGACGTCGTCGAGGAACACCGAGAGCGTGACGTCGTCGAGGAACACCGAGAGCCCGGTGTCTCCCGGCGTTCGGAACGCCTCGCGAGCGATGAACATGCCCTGTGCCGGGTCGATCGAGCCGTCGGCGAAGCGGCAGCAGAGCTCGGTGAGAACGGGCACCTTGAAGATCGAGGCCGGCACCACCAGATCGTCGGCCGCAACGCCGAACTCCTCACCGGTGTCGACGTCGATCGCATGCATCGTCGCCGTGACGCCGAGTTCGGCCTCGATGCTGCCGATCCGCTCACGCAGCGCCTGTTCCGTCATCGTTCTCCTTCCGCGCCGCCGGCGGCGGTGCCGTTCGCTCGGAATTGCTCCACTCCGCGGCCGGGCCGGGCGAGGACCTCCCGATCGGCGAGCACGAGCTCGCCGCGGCTGACCACCCATCGCGGCCATCCGTTCGCCTCACGCCCCTCATACGGCGAGTGGCCGGCACGCGAGATCAGCTCCCGATCGTCGATCACCCGGCGGTCGGCCGGGTCGATGGCGACGAGGTCGGCGTCGGCGCCTTCTCGGATCACGCCCTTGCGGGGGTGGAGGCCGAACAGTCGGGCCGGATTCCCGGCCGTCAGCCGCACCAGGGCGGTGAGGTCGATCCTGCCGCCGAGCACGCCCTCGGTGAAGAGCAGCGGCAGGAAGGTCTCGAGCTCCGCCATGCCTTTCGGCACCGTCGCGAAGCTGTGTGCCGGATCCATCTTCTGGGCGAGGGTCCACGGTGCGTGGTCGCTGCCGATCGTGTCGATCGAGCCGTCGGCGAGCCCGCGCCAGAGTGCCTGCACATCGTCGCGCGAGCGCAGCGGCGGCATTCCCACGTATCTCGCGGCATCTGGCCGGGCATAGCGCGACTCGTCGAGATAGAGGTAGACCGGGCGGGCCTCCACGTGCACGTCGACGCCGCGCCGGCGTGCTGCGGTCGCCACCTCGAGCGCCGCCGCGGATGAGCAGTGCACGACATCGATCGTCGCGCCGGTGAACTCGGCGATCGCCACGGCGCGCTCGACCGCGGCGCGCTCGGAGAGCACCGGTCGAGACGCCGGGTAGTGCTCGATGCCGGTCATCCCGGCGCGCTCGAGCTGCTCGCCCGCCGCGCGGACGATGGCCTCGTCCTCGCAGTGGATCATGACGACCATGCCCGCCTCGGCGGCACGCCGGATCGACTCGATGATCCGGCTCCCGTCCCAGTCGAACGCAGGCATCACCATCTTGTACGCGGAGTGCCCCGCAGCGCCGAGTTCGGCCAGTTCGTCGAGCGAGGCCTCGTCGACGGTGACGAGGCTCGGATGCAGGAGGAAGTCGGTCGTGGCCTGCTCCGCGAACGCGGCCCGGTCTCGCGCGACGGCCGCACCGACGGTCTCGCCGTCGAGCGGAAAGCTCATCTGCCCCACTGTGCCGACGCCGCCGGCGATCGCCGCGAGGGTGCCGGTGCGCATGTCGTCGGCGAAGGTCGGCTCGGCGCCTGCCAGCATGGCGGGAGTGCTGAGGTGCACGTGCGGATCGATCGCGGCGGGCACCACGAAGGTGCCGCGGCCGTCGAGTTCGGCTCTGCCGCGCATGCTCCCGCCGATCTGCGCGACTCGTTCGCCGACGATTCCGAGGTCCTCTTCGACGAGGCCACGCTCCGTCACGAGCGTGCCGCCGCGCACGACGGTGTCCATCACGTCGGCCAACGCACCTCCTCGATCGTTGCGACCACCCTTCCAGCGTCGTCGGATCGGAGGCCGGATTCTTGTCGGCTCGGCCAATGACCCGGCATGGTAGTTGTTGGACTGAACAGGGAGGTTCTGTGGCCGCACCCGAACTCACGCTCTCGAGGTTGCTCGACCGGTATCGCTTCGCTCAGCTCGAGCCGGTGATCCCGTTCGAGACCGATCGCAGCATCACCGGCGTCGTGACCGATGACGAACTGTGGGATGCCGAGGGCGCCCTCGTGCTCGGCATCGGGCTCACGGGCCGAGAAGCCGTCGACCGTGCCGCCGGTCGTTGGGCCGGCGCCGCCGCACTCGTCATTCGTTCCGACGCACTCCCGGTGGACGCGGCGGAAGACGTCGCCCGGGCCGTCGCGCCGACCGCGCTGCTCAGTCTCGGCCCTGCCATGTCGTGGCTGCGTTTCTCCGGCCTCGTCTCCGCCGAGCTCGAGGGCGCTGGCGAGATGGGGGCGACGATGTCGGAGTCTCGCGGCGACTCGGAGCTCCACGATTTCGCA encodes:
- a CDS encoding dipeptide/oligopeptide/nickel ABC transporter permease/ATP-binding protein is translated as MSTRRLRSAIASPLGIATTIGVLGVLAVAVVAPMIWGEQASISDPGQISQPPSPEHPFGTDAGGRDVLLRTLVATQLSVAMALCATAIGVCFGIFFGLVPAMLGTRTSRLVVSSINIAVAFPALLLAIGLAVVLGQSALSAVIAIGAAMTPDYARLTYTLSASVLGRDYVAAAHVLGVPRWTIMFRHVLPNIRDPLIVRATISAGASLVAFASLSFLGLGVQAPDYDWGRLLGEGQTRIFVSPASALVPGAAIVIAGLVFTLFGEFLAKNLPGTGSVRTPRGARRPPQPHADHNTDGALPEDTERVLSVRDLVVSAPAEAGWTHPVQSISFDVARGEILGIVGESGSGKSLSMMSIAGLTDLPLRASAGRLEFDGVTLAGPGEISADAVNRRHARLLGTRLAMVFQDPMSSLNPALKVGPQVAEIAQLHEGAKRRTALQRAIDRLRAVHIPRPEQSAQQYPHEFSGGMRQRAMIAMGLMGTPKLIIADEPTTALDVTVQKGVLGLLTEINRTDDTAIVLISHDIAVITAVCTRVLVMYRGRIVEAVSVDDLVGGRARHPYTRALLDSVPTMDGDRSERLATIPEDRVFDIDIDIDADSDSDADADRPVEVVG
- a CDS encoding ABC transporter ATP-binding protein — translated: MSTLAFRDVTVVFGHGHAAVHAVRNVSLEVASGSITGLVGESGSGKSTLARAAVGLHEPTTGSITLDGVEIANARGDAALVRRRIQMIFQDPNSCLDPRRSVGDTLGEAIVARARRQRERTPRGGDRRRETARLLEAVRLPATFSTRLPNELSGGQRQRIAIARALAAGPEVILADEITSALDVSVQGSVLNLLVDLQRELGLTVLFVSHNLAVVRHVCDRVAVMLRGELVEEGDVLSVLERPREEYTRQLISAVPQIGVPLL
- a CDS encoding GAP family protein, giving the protein MLQAIGHILPIALAVAISSVPIMATIVILLSPRRGASAAPFLIGWVLGMVMLVVITTLSAQAVPTPRSDRQPATAVGIAEIAVGAALIVIAIVSWRRARRNPVDGMPAWLGKLTSIGPWSAFGLGAALNIRPKEILLAIAAGLAVRGAGLTVTESVIAIVVYTVIGASTVAVPVIATLVDAKGMQPRLLSMQEWLGRNNRVVTSLILLLVGVFIIGSGIARL
- a CDS encoding ABC transporter substrate-binding protein, which encodes MNKTRFLKVAAATSAGVLLLAGCSAGGGDDGSSNGTFVFGLTDDPGNLNPFMTTANAAREVTGFMYDNLVFFDPETGEASPWLAESWEESSTEVTYHLKEGVTCEDGSELTPEVVAANFNWVTDVENESAINGVLVPADATAEFDNDAGTVTVSVTAPSSFLLTQTGALEIMCQPALDDPDAASAASVGTGLYQLTEAVTGDHYTLTKRDGYTWGPEGGNTSETEAAPDEVTIRVIENVSTAANLLLAGELNAATVTGPDEDRVAASAEVGRRVSLIQGQWYFSQLEGKPTADPNVRLALAKAIDFEALTQVITDGKGYRAERLAMMAPNQCPYDATDGAVPDYDVAAAEKLLDEAGWVKGADGMRAKDGQPLTLSMLFTVSETMSAAMELAQQEYAKVGVDLQLDGGDVNFKLSKLYDEGNLGSFDIADAAINAWLPSIMVPWNTGALPPGGRNSAGIDNPVYNEKIAAAGELAGVESCDLWKEAEQALYEAADTIPFAAQDEVTYLNGAELALPNTLIGPSIQMKG
- a CDS encoding ABC transporter permease, with amino-acid sequence MTDTTTAPAAAPAAPPRARAGRRVWIRYGFRRLGHFVVSVIVLVTAAFLMVQLIPGDPAQTSAGPNATPELVEQRRVELGLDLPLWLQYLRLWSGLFSGSMGESITLRVPVAEVMASRLPATLELAAIAVAIVLLVGIPLGLAAGALTRRGRRRPLEVTYTSFATVFSVIPEFLLGVGLVYLFAVSAQVLPVAGRSGASSYILPVAALAIGGIAAISRIVRAETLVVLEQEYVRTARAKRMPAPRLYLRHVLPNILTSTLTISGLLLGGMIAGTVLVENIFAWPGLGTTIVQSIQQKDYPLIQAIVVFYGAVILVINLVVDLVLIAIDPRTALKDG
- a CDS encoding serine hydrolase domain-containing protein, producing MTAGDADGWRNELDRLRQRHDVPGAQLGILRLGRGGDEHDRTLVESGVLDIATGDPVRRDSSFQIGSITKAWTAAAALRLDELGVLSVAAPVRAVLPSLALADPAVAEEVTLADLLAHRSGIVGDRFRETGDDDLAIARYVDDLGDAEQVHPLRERFSYGNAGYVIAGRAIEVAAGMPWRRVVHELIDRPLGLERVAAPTRAEDVEAPAIGHVFRADGRLTRAEPWSIPPGMAPAGILTTDAASVLDLLAMTMRGGTTGDGQRVLSAATVAAMCSPAIRTAVPGIDAWGLGWMIERWDDAKVFGHDGGTNGQFAFARAVPSAGCAFVLLTNGGRARPFFDELMPMLAREVAGLNGPVAPAPADVAAADGTSGLFPSGAAGRYRNGDSDLVIDVDGRRAAAELLEAGENPAIGSAVVPAASGAGFVWQRDGESFWRTLVPDAAGLGVQFGLRFMRRA
- a CDS encoding amidohydrolase family protein, translated to MMDTVVRGGTLVTERGLVEEDLGIVGERVAQIGGSMRGRAELDGRGTFVVPAAIDPHVHLSTPAMLAGAEPTFADDMRTGTLAAIAGGVGTVGQMSFPLDGETVGAAVARDRAAFAEQATTDFLLHPSLVTVDEASLDELAELGAAGHSAYKMVMPAFDWDGSRIIESIRRAAEAGMVVMIHCEDEAIVRAAGEQLERAGMTGIEHYPASRPVLSERAAVERAVAIAEFTGATIDVVHCSSAAALEVATAARRRGVDVHVEARPVYLYLDESRYARPDAARYVGMPPLRSRDDVQALWRGLADGSIDTIGSDHAPWTLAQKMDPAHSFATVPKGMAELETFLPLLFTEGVLGGRIDLTALVRLTAGNPARLFGLHPRKGVIREGADADLVAIDPADRRVIDDRELISRAGHSPYEGREANGWPRWVVSRGELVLADREVLARPGRGVEQFRANGTAAGGAEGER
- a CDS encoding serine hydrolase, with the translated sequence MTEQALRERIGSIEAELGVTATMHAIDVDTGEEFGVAADDLVVPASIFKVPVLTELCCRFADGSIDPAQGMFIAREAFRTPGDTGLSVFLDDVTLSVFLDDVTLSVRDLAVSMMSVSDNRATDILIDLLGLDAINERSRRLGLEQTVLVEDCAGLFRTMVEDAGVDVDDPAWQHPDDSLRERLAGMRVLDASATNRTTPREVTASLALLWDEGGVLAPAATAEARRILSLQVWPHRLKAGFPDSRIRISGKTGTLPYLRNEAGMIEYPDGGRYAVAVFVRETLEEPRNIDADRSIGLIGRAVVDELRSRV